From the genome of Rana temporaria chromosome 8, aRanTem1.1, whole genome shotgun sequence:
atttcgaaaaaaacaaaaacaatatgtttTAATTTAGCTATAATGtgtatcccccaaatatatatatataaaaaaaatcctcagtttaggccgatatgtattcttctacatatttttggttaaaaaaatcacaataagcgtacattgattggtttgtgtaaaagttatagcgtttactaaataaggggtcgttttatggcatttttattattattccttttttactagtaatggcggtgatctgcgatttttatcatgactgagacattatggcggacacatcggacacatgcGCGTGGGACGGTATGATTCCCGGCACGATCCCATTCATGAAACCGggatgctcagtgcgcctgcactgTTGTCTACTGCGCGCATGCACTGTAGACATCAGTGCagagttttctgcaaatatctccttaaagcggaggttcacccgtatatatgactttttccccttagatggatgctcgttttgtctaggggaatcggctagatgttttaaaatatgagctgtacttaccgtttacgagatgcatcttctccgtcgcttcccggtatgggctgcgggactgggcgttcctatgttgattgacagtcttcagagaggcttccgacggtcgcatccatcgcgtcacgattttccgaaagatgccgaacgtcggtgcgcaggcgcagtatagagccgcaccgacgttcggcttctttcggctaatagTTACGCGATGgagaccgtcagaagcctctcggaagactgtcaatcaagaaggaacgcccgctcccgaagacccatacccggaagcgacggagaagatgcatctcgaaaacggtaagtacggctcatattttaaaacaactagccgattcccctagacaaaacgagcaggaatctaaggggaaaagatcaaaaaataaataaatgggtgaactcctgctttaattgtgtaggttaaggagatatttcttgcacctacaggtaagccttaatctaggcttacatgtaggtgcaagttgtcagagtgggtttacagccactttaaaatcACAATGATTATTCAATCTCCTGATAGATGTTTGATACAAATGATTATTTCCATACAAATTTCTGTGTTTCTACATAAATAACTTCAAGTAGCACCTTTAACATGTTTTACTCTAGCTGGCTTCATCAGGAAGGACTTTTCTACAAGAAACAAACTGTATATAGAAAAAAGCGTATATAATCAATTAGGTACATACGTTGTTTTCagaagaaaaaaatttgctcttatcATTCTCACTACCAGCAAGTCACCATGGAAAGTCCAGatgatatatacactatattaccaaaagtattgggacacctgcctttacacgcacaggaacattaatggcatcccagtcttagtccgtagggttcaatattgagttggcccaccctttgcagctataacagcttccacttctgggaaggctgcccacaaggtttaggagtgtgtctatgggaatgttttaccattctttCTGAAgcacatttatgaggtcaggcactgatggaaGAGAAGgtttggctcgcagtctctgctcgaattcatcccaaaggtgttctatcaggttgaggtcaggagtctctgcatgccagtcaagttcctccaccccaaacataTTTATCACTATACATATGTCGCTACAAAGGCCAGGAGACTGTAAGCACAAACAAATACTATCTCTTTCATTTGTTTGTGGCTCTGACAAGTCAATGATATAATTAAGAACAGATGGAAAGTCGGTGATGGAAAACTACAGTTAGACAATGTAATTGCGGGTATATGTGAGGAGTAGGTTATAGGATAGCCAGTAGCAGGGGTCTGCATGAGGGAGGAAAATGTCAGTGACACTTGGAACACTATCAATATACACAGTGggaatagaaaagaatcaccccccttttaaaataattacattttgttgctttgcagcctaaaACGAAGAcagatacaatttttgttttatgcAGCTGTATATACTCTTTTTACTCTATTTActcataacatccaagtgaaagatataacaccaacatgtcagaatttCAGTCACTGAAAAAGTATGGAAAAAGTATCATccccctactaaaaatgacacgtAAACTCAATCAGGTGCAGCTAATCAacttctcaatggcacacaaagccatttgattTTCAACCtatcagctgtggtcatttttattaactcagcatgaaaagagcagtacctggtagtgcaactgaagcaaacagcCAACTACGGGGGAGGGTGGGGTGTGGGCAAGGCACTATCAAAAGATCCCAGGAATAAAGCTGTGGACAGGAaaaagtcaggagatggatacaaaaaaGGCTTTATCGATGCTTAGAAGTACAGTGAAGTCTATTATTAAGAAttggaaggtatttggtacaacacagatcCTCCCCGGATCAGGACGTCAGTCCAAACTGTAAAtaagagccaggaggaaactgatcagagaggctaccaagaggcctaccgcaactctgaagcagttgcaggaatttatgacaaaCAGTGGTCATTCTGTGcatggtcattgtgtgcatgtaaCAACAATATCACAAGTTCTCCACATATGgggaaatattgcaaagtctagatgtgcaaagttagtagagacatattccAACAGACTAAAAGCTGTAATTATGCACTTCATGCAAATCACTGTACCGGTACTTCGGTAGGGAGAAGTGGAAGTATCTGGCTCATCGGCCACACTCAGTCGTTATCCCAGGCAGCGAGagggagcgcccccccccccttcctgccaccTTACGCCACCCCttaggcctcccgtcccaccgtgTCCGCCGTCTAGGCTGAGACTCGAACGAAGCCGGAAATGGCTTTAATCGAGTCTCCTATATAAAAACATGGAAGCAATGTCAGGCCTTCTTGAGTTATTTAAACTCTATTGCTTTATCTACTCATTCAGATGCTCATGAGCCAGCCTAGATGCCTCTATAATACTGGAAGAAATCCAGGAGTCAACCAGCTTCTTCCCCACCTCTAAAGCTCCTGGAGATGATGGGCTGCCTATGGAGGTCTTTCACACCTATGCTTACCTAGGTTTTTGAAGGTCTTCAATGATGCCCATAAGAAGGGTTGCCTACCACCCTCCATGACTAGGGCtagtattattttgtttttgaagcctgaTAGGCCAGCTACGGAACCCAACTCTTATAGACCCATTTCTTTGTTAAAAGCCGACATTAAATTGGAGTTCCGcctgtaacattttttttaaaagtcagcaactacaaatactgcagctgctgacttttaaaataaatacatttacctgtccagggtccTTACCCAAAGCTGACCCATCCTGCGGCATCAGGTGGcccggcatcttcagtaagggaatctggAATGAGACCGTGTggttcacagcctgtttcctactgcgcgtgCACGAGTCGCCCAATCAGACCAGCACCGAGTGGGCAGCTCAGTCAGCTACTAtgcttatatataatataataatataatatatatatatatatatatatatacagggctcaaaatttcaagccctgagcttctagccaggcctcaagtgttactcgccacctgttgcctcacctaacccatacactgccccgcccctaattctgcttctaaacacgcccttgtagattatctcttggaatgacactgttaaatgttttatgccgaatcaagttacacaattaaatattaccaacaacaactttaacaaaacgggacagggcactgaggcagaccagagggacagggcaccggggcagaccagagggacatggcattgggggaagaccagagggacagggcactggggcaaaccagaggcatatggcactggggcaaaccagaggcatatggcactggggcaaaccagaggcatACGGCActggggggaagaccagagggacatggcactggggcaaaccagagggacatggcactggggcaaaccagagggacatggcactggggcaaaccagagggatatggcactggggaaaaccagagggacatggacttttttacttctgcaaatattgctctccctcttcttatgtacaagactccctcctcctcctctgccttctctctctagaaccaggtattttcccccattctcttgctgtctcctctgcaacccccatccatcctcctctctctctctctctccctctcctattctacccactctcataatcaggagcccctgtTCCCCCTTTCATTCAgtcgggcagtgaggagaggagctgcagcccaGCGGGAGAGAGTACAATCCAGCACCAAgattcacacacctgcatagccaatgacaccacaacacagcgcacactgacaccgcacagcatgctgccgctctcttgtcagggcaactcttggtgagagctgtgctgcactgcctacctgggacacccagagtggtgataatcgcagtcctccagctcacttgttccttcctgctctctgctctccagctacattggtcaggttgggaagccaggctcagagaggtcatactatcaggtcccatggcttaacgagaattttaaggagagcacctgcgtactgctctgcatgtgtgcggcTCATCCGCctacttttcctgggcacgcacctttcctcttcggacgccaatcgcagcgtggctctaagtgtaggcacagattggactgttggtcatgcagaactgttatcactcgcccacagcttaaatccactcgccaaatgctagcaggcgagtggaaattttgagggctgtatatatatatatatatatatatatatatatatatatagctgtgtccaacagcagcaaccccccccacCGTTAACAGACACAGCTATATTATATATAGGAATAGTAGCTCACTGAGCCGCCCACCCTGATCTGGTCTAATGGGGggtgctgtgtccaccacccaggTATAGTAGCTGAGCCGAGCCACCCTAAGCTGGTCTGATAAGGGGGTGGTATAAACAGACAGTGACCAACACCAACATCAGATCCATCCATCAAGCAGAAGTTCACAGCAGCATCTTGCCATCTTTCCTGGCTGCAGCCATCAGATGCCATCCAGCAAGCAACACGCCTTGTCAGCAGGTCACAGCATCTTTCTATATTCCCTGCGGCCATTAGATCTGGTCCAGCAAACAACACACCGTGCCAGCAATCGGTCAATTGCAAAATCCGAATCAAATCATCAATGCCAATAATGCGGTTATCTGCTGTCCCTAGGGACTGATCCAATCCAGAGATCACTATACAGTTGGATCTCTGGATTGAATCTGTCCCTGAGGACAGCAGATAATGAAAAGTATAGGCAAAGCTGCAATGGCGTCACTCCAGTGCATGTGTGCGGGAGCCCTAAGATACAGCATGGTGCTTTGAAGGTCCGGCATggtatgccagaccttcagagtgcatgtgccagtgatgtcGCCGGATGGAGGGGGGTAAAAACCATGTTTCACtgtaccaggtgacaccaaccctaatgACGCCACTGCATTGGAGCATCGGGCTTGAGAGGGGCAGGTTCAGCTGGTTTTGGCACTCTACCGAACCCTGAGAGCTAGACCCAGCTGTCAATCAAGCAGCTGGTTGTGTGCATCCCAACGATATGGTCGGTATCCCTCCAGAGCCTGGAGTGGCTCtatgatgtcagctgacagcaaGCTTTATCCCACTTTTGACTGATTAttggtcacaggagagcaaaagtaaGCGCACTCCTGTAACCAAgaagagaagtatgaccaaaaaagctttggccatacttctttttAATCTTATTTTGCAGGAtgccttttttttacaatttgtttttaatgacaGAGTTACTTGAAAGAACAGAAGAACCTACAAAATTACCAAAATGACTCAAAATTACCTACAACAGGTCCACTTGACATTGACAATATGCAGTAATTGACAGTAATTTAAATCTTGCGCTGATTAGAGGCAATTTTTGCATACTATTGAATACCacatgtttttatatttaataatattttttttatatattcaattATTTGTAATACATTAAAACattagaatatacagtatatagaataaGCCTCTTTCCTCCAAGAGTTAAACAGAATTTCACTTTACACACAGTGAATTTCCCCagagtgctaaacctttcaaatGTGCATTATAAAGCAGGAGACTTCTAAGCAAGTTCTTTACATTGCTTTCATTCTCCAGTGGCCATTGTTTAAGCTGCATATTAAATCCTCTTTTAGGTATGTATTAGCAGTTCTTATGgtattacacatacacacacacacacacacgtattgtatatagacacacacaggcaAATAAACAATATAACATACAAATAATATatctttataaatatatatttttaaataaggaAATTAAGGAGTCTATTTAGTGtactttttttacattaaaaatagtaaaaaaaaatctccattaaAAATGCCTGCAAATGAAATGCGTCTAAACGTGAGTTACCATGTTTAcacgtgtttacaagctgttacaggcatttgccgtttcaaatgcctctgaacatccatcctgaatgcattttttggctttccaaaaaatgcttctaaactcaactgcctagaaacgactataaacgaccctgtgtacctgtactgataagataacattggggagagttcaggggcagctgaaaataCGCCCAACTGCTCCGTTACCGGCAGCAGCGTTCATTaagcctagaaaaaaaaagtggtattgaaTTCAAAAGAAAACATGTATTAtactaattcttagatgtggtggctgcatggaTGTTACTGGATGTTACTGAATGAAAACAGTAGTGAGACAGTAGTgaaaaaccctaaaaaaaaaacagaatgcaacCACTATATCTAAtcattggtaagttgcaatatattacatttttagttttgtttttaataccattttaatagaatgtaaaattgctacacaagtcattTTGTAATTTTGCAAAATTGCCTTTCCATCACAGCTGCTATTTTcttaaagatgtaaaaaaaaaatctatgcaaTATACAGTAGCAACCTGCAATTGCTGTCCAAAATGCATCCAGTAAGGTAAATTTCTGCCTTTGTGATTGGTTCACTGATCTTCTCAGATGTCTAAGATGTCTACGCACTAagataaaattaatattttaggCATACCTAGCTATAGAAATTATTTTACTGGGTGAGATACTCGCTAAggttttgttgatgaagaaaaggTGCATACAGGTTCTCCGGATTAAAACAGTTGTACATACTGTATGTTGTCAtgaggtttttatttattgctgaGTTCAGTAGTATCTTAAGTAACCTGAGCTGTTACAGCTAACCATTTCTAATCAGAATTTatatatctgtatttttttagtggagtctatttaaatttttttgtgagaaattaatattcaataaatgtatatttttgttcATTGTATTTATACCAATTTATAATCATCTAGTTTGAAAGAAAAATCAAAGTGCACAAAATTTTaccgtatatacagtacatgctttCTCCAAACGTATCTATTGTAAGAGATTAGTAATCTTTAAAATATATACCTTTTTATAATAATGTGTTTTACACTATattaacccaaacttttttttttttgggatggaGTAGTGAGGGGTTTAAATCattgccaactttttttttttaagtctatgtCCTATTGGGGAGGTTTCCCATCACCTCCTAAATCATaagcacaacaggaagtgagaggcaatctctacaaagtgagaaaaatactctcttagggctagtttacattTGCTtaaaaacatggcttcggacaggctttgataaaactctctgaatgccagtcaaagcacctgtcactaaataaaatggttagcttacagtcctgtttacacctgcttttgttttgcttttcttcagctttgcttcaaaaattataccccatgtaacTTCAGTGGTGCTTCACCAAAGCCCcttcgaagccccaccaaagccccactgaagcctcatcaAAACCTCATCAATGTTTTTTCTTGGTGCCTTGAtgaggctttgatgaggcttcggtggTGCTTTGGTGGGGTTTTaatgaggcttcagtggggctttgtgggggctttgatgaggcttcggtggaGCTTCAGTGGgtcttcaagcgagctttgccatagacttctatggaggctttgaagcaccactgaagctacatAGGGTATAATTTTTATagcaaagcaaaacaaaagcaggtgtaaacaggactgtaagctaaccattttatttagtgacaggagctttgactagctTTCAgatagctttaacaaagcctgtcttaAGCCTTGTTGAGGCCTTGTTAAAGCCCTGTTGAagctgaagcaagtgtaaatgagccctaatgccgcgtacacacggtcagaaattccgacaagaaaaccatggattttttcagatggaattttggctcaaacttgtgttgcatacacacggtcacacaaaattccaaccaaagccattaatgtctaaacagctggaaacaaaagttagtacaccccctacatgaaaatgtccaaattgggcccagagtgtccatattttgtgtattttccagcactgccttaaccctcgtgGACATTGAGTTCACCGGAGCTtaacaggttgtcactggagtcctcttccactcctccatgatgacgaCATCaccgagctggtggatgttagagaatttgccctcctccaccttctgtttgaggatgccccacagatgctcaatagggtttaggtatggagacatgcttagccagtccGTCAcctgagctatgactaagcattgttcatcaatgtgaaacacgtcagatctattaccccactgtttgctgtttttttgcttttgtagtgttttttttactagaataaaaggcacaacttttcattttatttttacattttattggagtgcggctgtccataattcttcttcttccatttatgctctgtgcattgcctgcacccatcggGTTTTGAGCCATACATCCACCACTGAAGTGTATGCATCTGGAGCAGCGGTTTCCTTTTTCCAGTccgtcacctttaccctcagcttctttagcaaggcaaggtgggtttggggtcattatcatgttggaatactgccctgcggcccagtccctgaatggaggggatcatgctctactctacagtatgtcacagtacatgtacaGGTACGACCCTTTTcatagctgtgccattctgccaacgtaaatgttcgtgcgacggtcggcaagtggttaatcacaaattgtaaaataaatatctaTTTGTGATTCACTATAGTAGAAAAAGATTAGGAATTGGTGGTATTGTTTCGGTTTCTAACTTTATCAAGATTTTCAGACAATATAAAGAAAATATTTCCATCTTTATAATATTTCattaacatataaaaaaaaaatggggaatgtTCTCATTTTTAGGATGCCATCTAACAACCTCACACTCATGTTttgtaatgcaggcaatacagaAGCAGAAAGCCTAGACAAGCCTAGGCCAGCTGAACCAACGCGGGTTGTTCATAGTTTGTGAAACTTGTGTATTTAACCACTGAGCCACCAGGCCAACAAGCTCAGCTTGTTTATGGATCAGCAAGGAGTTTGAAGTGTGCTGAAGTCTATCGGAAAAAGATAAATATTGTGCCAGACCTAAATGTATTGTATCACTATGATTATGTAAAGTGAAGATTACATTTTTCTGTACACATCCAGCTCTAGTTACCTGGTACTTTGGAAATTAAATTAGGAGAAGTCTTTTatactgttttattttctttagtgcTTTAGAGAACTATTGACTAGAAGGCTCATAAATATACCAAACTCTTACATTCCATTTACAGTCCGAATTTGTCTTTTCCTGCTTTCTGTAAATACACTACCAAGATATTAATAAACAGTCATTGTTGTTTGCATTTCAAAATTATCACTAACAAACGGAAATGGTACAGTCCAATATAACAGAATTTTCCATTCAAGGTTTCTCTGGTGTCTCAGAGCTCCGGGTGCCAGTGTATCTACTCTTTCTAGTTGCCTATTTACTCATTATTGGTGGGAATCTCACCATTGTTGCTATCATTTGGGCTTATTCTCATCTACATACacctatgtatatatttttagtgaATCTTAGCATCCTTGATATTGCTTCCACTTCATGTACTCTTCCTAAACTTTTATCCATACTAAGTACAAAACAAGAGACAATTTCATTTGCTGGCTGTATAACccagctgtatttttttttatccttatcTTGTGCTGAGGCCATTCTGCTGTCAATTATGGCTTATGACCGATATGTAGCCATCTGTAATCCTCTCCGTTATGTTGTTATTATGGATTTAAGATATTGTGTTTGTCTGTCTATAATTGCATGGATTGTTGCTTTTTTAGACCTTTCTGGTCACGCTGTCCTTATATCCAGACTGAAGTTTTGTGCATCCCGTATCATTAATCACTTTTTCTGTGACCTTGTCCCAGTGTTAAAGATGTCCTGCAGTGACACGTATAGTGTGGAATTGTTGACTTACATTGAAGGAGCAATACTTGGAATGGCAACTTTCTTTTTTACTTTGGGATCATATGCATTCATAATTTCTACGATCCTAAAGATAAAATCTTTACAAGGCCGGGGTAAAGCATTTTCTACATGTTCTGGTCACCTGATCTGTGTCACTGTTTTTTACAGTACTCTACTTGGTTCATATATGAGACCCAGATCCAATTATTTACCAAAACATGATAAGTTCTTTGCTCTTCTTTATATTGTTTTGGTTCCTATGCTTAACCCTGTCATCTACAGTTTGAAAAATGAGGAAGTTAAAAAAGTTCTTAAAAGTCTTCAAGATGGGTTAAAGCGGGGGGAatgcaaccttggccctccagctgttctgaaaatacaagtcccatgagacattgcaagaccctgataatcacaggcatgactcctagaggcagaggcatgatgggatttgtagcttcaccacagctggagtaccGAGGTTTCCTACCCCTGGGTTAAAGGGTCATACCAGAGAAATGTGGGAATTTAGTGGTGGAgttaccatatatacttgagtataagccaagtttttcagccctttttttagggctgaaaatacccctcaGTGTACCTGTGGGGCTGTgggcatccattttttaaaacttgtggcttcctcctggtcccgtcccgttccgtgataggcatttcacactgtgttcagtgttccgcctttcACGGACGTTCTTTTattctcggactcagtttcccagcagacactgtgttcagtgttccgcctatca
Proteins encoded in this window:
- the LOC120910408 gene encoding olfactory receptor 6M1-like, with amino-acid sequence MVQSNITEFSIQGFSGVSELRVPVYLLFLVAYLLIIGGNLTIVAIIWAYSHLHTPMYIFLVNLSILDIASTSCTLPKLLSILSTKQETISFAGCITQLYFFLSLSCAEAILLSIMAYDRYVAICNPLRYVVIMDLRYCVCLSIIAWIVAFLDLSGHAVLISRLKFCASRIINHFFCDLVPVLKMSCSDTYSVELLTYIEGAILGMATFFFTLGSYAFIISTILKIKSLQGRGKAFSTCSGHLICVTVFYSTLLGSYMRPRSNYLPKHDKFFALLYIVLVPMLNPVIYSLKNEEVKKVLKSLQDGLKRGECNLGPPACERCWISNADLCPPPRLKPLAGKIGSPITEIKPA